In Candidatus Planktophila sp., a single genomic region encodes these proteins:
- a CDS encoding class I SAM-dependent methyltransferase yields the protein MSDETLGLDEAYSVKSPDDNRRLYAKWAATYETSFVDAKQYRYPKAIAEVFNDVVGPVTRVLDIGTGTGLTGMYLQRLRPDLVIDGMDISPEMLAQAQLKLRHDGAAVYRALYERDLTGMVPNENPPYEALFSSGTFTHGHLGPECIANLLPLLEHNGWLVVGVNNEHFESRGFAQELSTLVDLGLIQSPEILRIDVYEPGSVHHGDQARVIITRRIN from the coding sequence ATGAGCGATGAAACACTTGGTCTGGACGAGGCGTATTCGGTAAAGAGCCCCGATGATAATCGTCGCTTGTATGCCAAGTGGGCGGCAACTTATGAAACCTCTTTCGTGGATGCTAAGCAGTATCGCTATCCCAAAGCGATCGCCGAAGTTTTTAACGATGTAGTTGGCCCAGTTACTCGAGTGTTAGATATAGGCACTGGCACGGGTTTAACCGGTATGTATCTGCAGCGATTGCGCCCAGATTTAGTTATTGACGGCATGGATATTTCACCTGAGATGTTGGCACAAGCCCAGTTAAAGTTGCGGCACGATGGTGCAGCCGTGTATCGCGCGCTATATGAGCGGGATTTAACAGGAATGGTTCCAAATGAGAATCCGCCCTATGAAGCGCTGTTTAGCTCAGGAACTTTTACGCATGGGCATTTAGGTCCAGAGTGCATCGCCAATCTTCTGCCACTACTAGAACACAATGGTTGGTTGGTGGTTGGAGTAAATAATGAACATTTTGAAAGTAGAGGTTTTGCGCAAGAGTTATCGACCTTAGTTGACCTTGGATTAATTCAGAGCCCAGAGATTCTGCGCATTGATGTTTACGAGCCGGGCAGTGTGCATCATGGTGATCAAGCACGTGTAATTATTACTCGCAGGATTAACTAA
- a CDS encoding Abi family protein: MTKSNTELWEFTVKHFSVLRMNSYLRTMLGNREMAVQLYRWNSELAAAYWEAIAYVEVALRNLIDEKMTLRQLTLGRDTHWIFDDFFELGRSKNTNELPSQPYKEISDAMRRVRSNRKPMTPDQIISELSFGFWHQMLSKKQLFLWPGLASGFINAPSRSQSYISNLTFEIRNLRNRIGHHHRLDAHSAVFGFQLILQLARAIDEELAAWIVEGSRVDDLIKRIPTLSDI, translated from the coding sequence ATGACAAAATCCAACACAGAGTTGTGGGAGTTCACAGTCAAGCATTTCTCTGTACTTCGAATGAATTCATATCTTCGAACTATGCTCGGGAATCGTGAGATGGCCGTTCAGCTATATCGATGGAACTCTGAATTGGCCGCTGCATATTGGGAGGCCATTGCCTATGTGGAAGTAGCCTTGCGTAATCTTATTGACGAGAAAATGACTCTGCGTCAACTTACATTGGGAAGAGATACTCATTGGATATTTGATGACTTCTTTGAACTTGGCCGAAGTAAAAATACAAATGAACTACCGTCTCAACCTTATAAAGAGATATCCGATGCCATGCGCAGAGTCCGATCCAATAGAAAACCAATGACACCAGACCAGATTATTTCTGAGCTTTCTTTCGGCTTCTGGCATCAAATGCTCTCAAAAAAACAGCTTTTCCTTTGGCCAGGGTTGGCTTCTGGGTTCATAAATGCCCCAAGTCGCAGTCAAAGCTATATCTCAAACCTTACATTTGAGATAAGGAATCTGAGAAATCGAATCGGACACCACCACCGTTTGGACGCACACTCGGCAGTTTTTGGCTTTCAGTTGATTCTCCAATTAGCCCGCGCAATTGATGAAGAGTTAGCTGCATGGATTGTAGAAGGTTCGAGAGTTGATGATTTAATAAAAAGAATTCCGACACTTTCCGACATTTGA